In Streptomyces sp. SID8374, one genomic interval encodes:
- the rpsA gene encoding 30S ribosomal protein S1: MTSSTETTATTPQVAVNDIGDADAFLAAIDETIKYFNDGDIVDGVIVKVDRDEVLLDIGYKTEGVIPSRELSIKHDVDPNEVVKVGDEIEALVLQKEDKEGRLILSKKRAQYERAWGTIEKIKEEDGIVTGTVIEVVKGGLILDIGLRGFLPASLVEMRRVRDLQPYVGKELEAKIIELDKNRNNVVLSRRAWLEQTQSEVRQTFLTTLQKGQVRSGVVSSIVNFGAFVDLGGVDGLVHVSELSWKHIDHPSEVVEVGQEVTVEVLDVDMDRERVSLSLKATQEDPWQQFARTHQIGQVVPGKVTKLVPFGAFVRVDEGIEGLVHISELAERHVEIPEQVVQVNDEIFVKVIDIDLERRRISLSLKQANESFGGDPASVEFDPTLYGMAASYDDQGNYIYPEGFDPETNDWLEGFEAQREVWETQYAEAQQRFEQHQAQVIKSREADEAAAAEGAAAPAGAAPAASGGSGGGSYSSESADNSGALASDEALAALREKLAGGQS; encoded by the coding sequence ATGACGAGCAGCACCGAGACCACCGCCACCACTCCGCAGGTTGCGGTCAACGACATCGGCGACGCGGACGCGTTCCTCGCGGCGATCGACGAGACGATCAAGTACTTCAACGACGGCGACATCGTTGACGGTGTCATCGTCAAGGTTGACCGGGACGAGGTTCTCCTCGACATCGGTTACAAGACCGAAGGTGTCATCCCGAGCCGCGAGCTCTCGATCAAGCACGACGTCGACCCCAACGAGGTCGTCAAGGTCGGCGACGAGATCGAGGCCCTGGTTCTCCAGAAGGAGGACAAGGAAGGCCGCCTGATCCTCTCGAAGAAGCGCGCTCAGTACGAGCGTGCCTGGGGCACCATCGAGAAGATCAAGGAAGAAGACGGCATCGTCACCGGTACCGTCATCGAGGTCGTCAAGGGTGGTCTCATCCTCGACATCGGCCTCCGCGGCTTCCTCCCGGCGTCGCTCGTCGAGATGCGTCGTGTCCGCGACCTCCAGCCCTACGTGGGCAAGGAGCTCGAGGCGAAGATCATCGAGCTGGACAAGAACCGCAACAACGTGGTCCTGTCCCGCCGCGCCTGGCTCGAGCAGACCCAGTCCGAGGTTCGCCAGACGTTCCTCACCACCCTCCAGAAGGGTCAGGTCCGCTCCGGCGTCGTCTCCTCGATCGTCAACTTCGGTGCCTTCGTGGACCTGGGTGGCGTCGACGGTCTCGTGCACGTCTCCGAGCTCTCCTGGAAGCACATCGACCACCCCTCCGAGGTTGTCGAGGTCGGCCAGGAAGTCACCGTCGAGGTCCTCGACGTCGACATGGACCGCGAGCGCGTCTCCCTGTCGCTCAAGGCGACGCAGGAAGACCCGTGGCAGCAGTTCGCCCGGACGCACCAGATCGGTCAGGTCGTCCCGGGTAAGGTCACGAAGCTCGTTCCGTTCGGTGCGTTCGTCCGCGTCGACGAGGGCATCGAGGGTCTGGTCCACATCTCCGAGCTGGCCGAGCGCCACGTGGAGATCCCGGAGCAGGTCGTCCAGGTCAACGACGAGATCTTCGTCAAGGTCATCGACATCGACCTCGAGCGCCGCCGCATCAGCCTCTCGCTGAAGCAGGCCAACGAGTCCTTCGGTGGCGACCCGGCCTCGGTCGAGTTCGACCCGACGCTGTACGGCATGGCCGCGTCGTACGACGACCAGGGCAACTACATCTACCCCGAGGGCTTCGACCCCGAGACCAACGACTGGCTCGAGGGCTTCGAGGCGCAGCGCGAGGTCTGGGAGACCCAGTACGCCGAGGCGCAGCAGCGCTTCGAGCAGCACCAGGCCCAGGTCATCAAGTCCCGCGAGGCCGACGAGGCCGCCGCTGCCGAGGGTGCTGCCGCCCCGGCCGGCGCCGCTCCGGCCGCCTCGGGTGGCTCCGGTGGCGGTTCGTACTCCTCGGAGTCGGCGGACAACTCCGGCGCCCTGGCGTCGGACGAGGCCCTCGCCGCCCTGCGCGAGAAGCTGGCGGGCGGCCAGAGCTGA
- a CDS encoding DUF3068 domain-containing protein has protein sequence MRRRAGLVLLAFAVFFAALSPLLRWYAFPRLAKVPPNQYQEVVLEARPATLLDYTTLKAKEVEKVTIVQTLKGNVEESEKIERSAGRDVVVWDALSYIEGPDGEMVSEIPERYIFDAHTQAPVNATGEMVDGDPVRREGIEFKWPFLTEKRDYAYFDAQTRTTAPIHYKGTRTFRGLEVYYFEQTIPWTKVPMPKKMPIEGVTAEQIAQTGITRWYTTKRMFWVEPVTGAPVNGEEIHEEELRNAKKMGMSEDTVTAFSGHVKMREDYIVDTVDLVKSQRVLVLLLTSYLPWGFLGLGIGLLALALWLEARSRRPSDARSPAA, from the coding sequence ATGCGCCGCCGAGCCGGTCTCGTCCTCCTGGCCTTCGCCGTCTTCTTCGCCGCCCTGTCCCCGCTGCTGCGCTGGTACGCCTTCCCCCGCCTGGCGAAGGTCCCGCCGAACCAGTACCAGGAAGTCGTCCTGGAGGCGAGGCCCGCCACCCTCCTCGACTACACGACCCTCAAGGCGAAGGAGGTCGAGAAGGTCACCATCGTCCAGACGCTCAAGGGCAACGTGGAGGAGTCCGAGAAGATCGAACGCAGCGCCGGGCGGGACGTCGTCGTCTGGGACGCGCTCTCCTACATCGAGGGCCCCGACGGCGAAATGGTCTCCGAGATCCCCGAGCGCTACATCTTCGACGCCCACACCCAGGCCCCCGTCAACGCCACCGGTGAGATGGTCGACGGCGACCCGGTCCGCCGCGAGGGCATCGAGTTCAAGTGGCCCTTCCTCACGGAGAAACGGGACTACGCCTACTTCGACGCCCAGACCCGCACTACCGCCCCCATCCACTACAAGGGGACCCGCACCTTCCGCGGCCTGGAGGTCTACTACTTCGAGCAGACCATCCCGTGGACCAAGGTCCCGATGCCGAAGAAGATGCCCATCGAGGGCGTCACCGCCGAGCAGATCGCGCAGACCGGCATCACCCGCTGGTACACCACCAAGCGCATGTTCTGGGTCGAACCCGTCACCGGAGCCCCGGTCAACGGCGAGGAGATCCACGAGGAGGAACTGCGCAACGCCAAGAAGATGGGCATGTCCGAGGACACCGTCACCGCGTTCTCCGGCCATGTGAAGATGCGCGAGGACTACATCGTGGACACCGTCGACCTGGTGAAATCCCAGCGCGTCCTGGTCCTCCTCCTCACTTCCTACCTGCCCTGGGGCTTCCTGGGCCTCGGTATCGGCCTGCTCGCGCTGGCGCTGTGGCTGGAGGCGCGGTCGCGGCGGCCGTCGGATGCTAGGAGCCCTGCCGCTTGA
- a CDS encoding class I SAM-dependent methyltransferase, whose translation MSQEIHGTYTEEPAEPEATRRAADEAESSRASRGWWDRNADEYQSDHGGFLGDDRFVWGPEGLDEAEAALLGPAASLKGLDVLEIGAGAAQCSRWLAGQGARPVALDLSHRQLQHALRIGEGIPLVEADAGRLPFRDASFDLACSAYGAVPFVADPVQVFREVHRVLRPGGRWVFSVTHPIRWAFPDEPGPEGLSVAASYFDRVPYVEQDEQGNAVYVEHHRTLGDRVRDVVAGGFRLVDLVEPEWPAWNDQEWGGWSPLRGNLIPGTAIFVCERD comes from the coding sequence ATGAGCCAAGAGATCCACGGGACCTACACAGAGGAACCCGCAGAACCCGAAGCCACCCGCCGGGCGGCGGACGAGGCCGAGAGCAGCCGGGCCAGCCGGGGATGGTGGGACCGGAACGCCGACGAGTACCAGAGCGACCACGGCGGCTTCCTGGGCGACGACCGCTTCGTCTGGGGCCCCGAAGGGCTGGACGAGGCGGAGGCCGCCCTGCTGGGGCCCGCCGCCTCCCTCAAGGGCCTCGACGTCCTGGAGATCGGCGCCGGGGCCGCGCAGTGCTCGCGCTGGCTGGCCGGGCAGGGCGCCCGCCCGGTCGCCCTCGACCTCTCCCACCGCCAGCTCCAGCACGCCCTGCGCATCGGCGAGGGCATCCCGCTCGTCGAGGCGGACGCGGGCCGGCTGCCCTTCCGGGACGCCTCCTTCGACCTGGCCTGCTCCGCGTACGGGGCGGTGCCCTTCGTCGCCGACCCCGTTCAGGTCTTCCGCGAGGTGCACCGGGTGCTGCGGCCCGGCGGGCGCTGGGTCTTCTCCGTGACGCACCCGATCCGCTGGGCGTTCCCGGACGAGCCGGGGCCCGAGGGCCTCTCCGTCGCCGCCTCCTACTTCGACCGCGTCCCCTATGTGGAACAGGACGAGCAGGGCAACGCCGTCTATGTGGAACACCATCGCACCCTCGGCGACCGGGTACGGGACGTGGTGGCGGGCGGGTTCCGCCTGGTCGACCTCGTCGAACCGGAATGGCCCGCCTGGAACGACCAGGAGTGGGGAGGCTGGTCCCCGCTGCGCGGCAACCTGATCCCGGGGACGGCGATCTTCGTGTGCGAGCGGGACTGA
- a CDS encoding ATP-dependent helicase C-terminal domain-containing protein, with protein sequence MIRTEALDRLPVRTAVPALRRALDDRGVAVLCAPPGTGKTTLVPLVLAGLTGDGPVRRVVVAEPRRIAARAAARRMAWLLGEQPGGRIGFTVRGERVVGRETVVEVVTTGVLLQRLQRDQELAGVDVVIIDECHERHLDADTVAAFLLDVREAIRPDLRLVAASATTDAEGWARLLGDAPVIEAEGVSYPVEVVWAPPARPVKPPHGMRVDPALLTHVAATLRRALAEREGDVLCFLPGVGEIARVAGQLAGVDAEVLQVHGRAPAAAQDAVLAGSSGGRRVVLATSVAESSLTVPGVRVVVDSGLAREPRTDHARGLSALTTVRASQAAGRQRAGRAGREAPGAVYRCWEQAEDGRLARFPSPEIKVADLAAFALQAACWGDPDASSLALLDPPPAGAMGAAREVLEAIGAVDGTGRVTDRGVRMSRLGLHPRLARALLDGAREAGARRAAEVVALLSEEPPREYGDDLAAALRTARRGQDGYAGRWKQEVRRLSSSVGSESGGAPRGAGGSGSGGATGGGSGSGGAPRGTGGSGSGPTTGGGSGSGGAPRGTGGSGSGPTTGGGSGSGPGKGGSDDAVVGLVAALAFPERVARARGDGAFLMVSGTGAELRDGSRLRSAPWLAVAVADRPSHAASARVRLAAVVDESTALLAAGHLRVRGEEVRWVDGEVVARSVDRVGAVELAVRPLKQPDPELVRGALVEGLRREGLGLLRWTRDSEQFRQRLAFLHRVVGTPWPDVSDEALLAEPGAWLEPELSRARRRSDLGRIDAGQALRRLLPWATGEAVRLDELAPERIEVPSGSRIRVEYGGEQPVLAVKLQELFGLGETPRVAGVPVLVHLLSPAGRPAAVTADLASFWQDGYKAVRAELRGRYPKHPWPEDPTTVQATRYTSARLKRQGS encoded by the coding sequence GTGATCCGCACCGAAGCCCTGGACCGCCTCCCCGTCCGCACCGCCGTCCCCGCCCTGCGGCGCGCCCTCGACGACCGGGGCGTCGCCGTCCTGTGCGCCCCGCCCGGCACCGGCAAGACGACCCTCGTGCCGCTGGTCCTGGCCGGGCTGACCGGGGACGGGCCGGTGCGCCGGGTCGTGGTCGCCGAGCCGCGCCGGATCGCCGCACGGGCGGCGGCGCGGCGGATGGCCTGGCTGCTGGGCGAGCAGCCGGGCGGCCGGATCGGCTTCACCGTGCGCGGGGAGCGCGTGGTCGGGCGGGAGACGGTGGTGGAGGTCGTGACCACCGGGGTGCTGCTCCAGCGGCTCCAGCGCGACCAGGAGCTGGCCGGGGTCGACGTGGTGATCATCGACGAGTGCCATGAGCGCCACCTCGACGCGGACACGGTGGCCGCCTTCCTCCTGGACGTACGGGAGGCGATCCGGCCCGATCTGCGGCTGGTGGCGGCCTCCGCGACGACGGACGCGGAGGGGTGGGCGCGGCTGCTGGGCGATGCGCCGGTGATCGAGGCCGAGGGTGTCTCGTACCCGGTGGAGGTGGTCTGGGCGCCGCCCGCCCGGCCGGTGAAGCCGCCGCACGGGATGCGCGTCGATCCCGCGCTGCTGACGCATGTGGCCGCGACCCTGCGGCGGGCGCTCGCGGAGCGGGAGGGGGACGTCCTCTGCTTCCTGCCCGGCGTCGGGGAGATCGCGCGGGTGGCCGGACAGCTCGCCGGGGTGGACGCGGAGGTGCTCCAGGTCCATGGGCGCGCCCCGGCCGCCGCGCAGGACGCGGTGCTCGCCGGGTCCTCGGGTGGGCGGCGGGTGGTCCTGGCGACCTCGGTGGCGGAGTCGTCGCTGACGGTGCCGGGCGTGCGGGTGGTCGTCGACTCGGGCCTCGCCCGGGAGCCCCGTACCGACCATGCCCGGGGCCTGAGCGCCCTGACGACCGTACGGGCCTCCCAGGCGGCCGGTCGGCAGCGAGCGGGCCGGGCCGGGCGGGAGGCGCCCGGGGCGGTGTACCGGTGCTGGGAGCAGGCCGAGGACGGGCGGCTCGCGCGCTTCCCCTCCCCCGAGATCAAGGTGGCCGACCTTGCGGCGTTCGCGCTCCAGGCGGCGTGCTGGGGCGACCCGGACGCCTCCTCGCTCGCCCTGCTGGACCCGCCGCCCGCCGGGGCCATGGGCGCCGCCCGCGAGGTGCTGGAGGCGATCGGCGCGGTGGACGGGACGGGCAGGGTCACCGACCGGGGCGTACGGATGTCCCGGCTCGGGCTGCACCCCCGGCTCGCCCGCGCCCTGCTGGACGGCGCCCGGGAGGCCGGGGCGCGGCGGGCCGCGGAGGTGGTGGCGCTGCTGAGCGAGGAGCCGCCGAGGGAGTACGGGGACGATCTCGCGGCAGCGCTGCGGACCGCCCGCCGGGGGCAGGACGGGTACGCGGGGCGCTGGAAGCAGGAGGTACGGCGGCTGTCGTCGTCGGTGGGCTCGGAGTCCGGGGGCGCGCCCCGGGGAGCCGGTGGCTCCGGTTCCGGGGGCGCCACGGGCGGTGGCTCGGGCTCCGGGGGCGCGCCTCGGGGAACCGGCGGCTCCGGTTCCGGGCCCACCACAGGCGGTGGCTCGGGCTCCGGGGGCGCGCCTCGGGGAACCGGCGGCTCCGGTTCCGGGCCCACCACAGGCGGTGGCTCCGGCTCCGGGCCCGGGAAAGGCGGCTCCGATGACGCCGTCGTCGGGCTCGTCGCCGCCCTGGCGTTCCCCGAGCGGGTGGCGCGGGCCCGGGGCGACGGGGCCTTTCTCATGGTGTCGGGTACGGGCGCGGAGCTGCGGGACGGGTCGCGGCTGCGCAGCGCGCCCTGGCTCGCCGTCGCCGTCGCGGACCGGCCCTCCCACGCGGCCTCGGCCCGGGTGCGGCTGGCGGCGGTGGTCGACGAGTCCACCGCCCTCCTGGCCGCCGGGCATCTACGGGTGCGGGGCGAGGAGGTCCGCTGGGTGGACGGCGAGGTGGTGGCCCGGTCGGTGGACCGGGTGGGGGCGGTGGAGCTGGCCGTACGCCCGCTGAAGCAGCCGGATCCGGAGCTGGTGCGCGGGGCCCTGGTGGAGGGGCTGCGGCGGGAGGGGCTCGGGCTGCTGCGGTGGACCCGGGACAGTGAGCAGTTCCGGCAGCGGCTGGCGTTCCTGCACCGGGTGGTGGGCACGCCGTGGCCCGACGTGTCGGACGAGGCGCTGCTCGCGGAGCCGGGCGCCTGGCTGGAGCCGGAGCTGTCACGGGCCCGGCGCCGCTCCGACCTGGGCCGGATCGACGCGGGGCAGGCGCTGCGCCGGCTGCTGCCGTGGGCGACGGGCGAGGCGGTGCGGCTGGACGAGCTGGCGCCCGAGCGGATCGAGGTGCCGAGCGGCTCCCGTATCCGCGTCGAGTACGGCGGCGAGCAGCCCGTACTCGCGGTGAAACTCCAGGAGTTGTTCGGGCTGGGCGAGACGCCCCGGGTGGCCGGGGTGCCGGTCCTGGTCCACCTGCTCTCCCCCGCCGGGCGCCCGGCGGCCGTCACGGCGGACCTGGCCTCGTTCTGGCAGGACGGCTACAAGGCCGTACGGGCGGAGCTGCGCGGCCGCTACCCGAAGCACCCGTGGCCGGAGGACCCCACGACCGTACAGGCGACGCGGTACACCTCGGCCAGGCTCAAGCGGCAGGGCTCCTAG
- a CDS encoding right-handed parallel beta-helix repeat-containing protein, translated as MRPRIPLTALLAAALATGGLTLAAAPAGAAAVIDVSTAAQLKSALTTVSPGDTIRLADGTYTGNFKATRPGTPGARITLTGSSGAVLTAGGGYGLHLNGASYWTVQGVTVKGGQKGIMADAANGVVIDSVTVHDLDMEGVHFRMSSRDGVLKNSRIYDTGQNGRGMGEGVYVGTANDLSDRSDNAQILNNTIGPDVRGENVDIKEGTTGARIIGNTFDGNGLTGANYDDSWVDVKGNNVLVEGNRGSRTTNNGYETHTQQSGWGCGTVFRNNTSNLSGATGDRQLAVNVTNNSATCPTTVYAGNTVTGGRGLTNIAVTP; from the coding sequence ATGCGCCCCCGCATCCCCCTCACCGCCCTGCTCGCCGCCGCCCTCGCCACCGGTGGCCTCACCCTGGCCGCCGCCCCCGCCGGCGCGGCGGCCGTGATCGACGTGTCCACCGCCGCCCAGCTGAAGTCGGCGCTCACCACCGTCTCCCCCGGCGACACGATCCGGCTCGCCGACGGCACGTACACCGGGAACTTCAAGGCCACCCGGCCCGGCACCCCGGGCGCCCGGATCACCCTCACCGGCTCCAGCGGAGCCGTCCTGACGGCGGGCGGCGGCTACGGGCTGCACCTGAACGGCGCCTCGTACTGGACGGTCCAGGGCGTCACGGTCAAGGGCGGCCAGAAGGGCATCATGGCCGACGCGGCGAACGGCGTCGTCATCGACTCGGTGACCGTCCACGACCTCGACATGGAGGGCGTCCACTTCCGCATGTCCTCGCGGGACGGCGTACTGAAGAACTCCCGCATCTACGACACCGGGCAGAACGGGCGCGGCATGGGCGAGGGCGTGTACGTCGGCACGGCCAACGACCTCTCCGACCGCAGCGACAACGCGCAGATCCTCAACAACACGATCGGGCCGGATGTCCGCGGCGAGAACGTCGACATCAAGGAAGGCACCACCGGGGCCAGGATCATCGGCAACACCTTCGACGGCAACGGGCTCACCGGCGCCAACTACGACGACTCCTGGGTCGACGTGAAGGGCAACAACGTCCTGGTGGAGGGCAACAGGGGCTCCCGTACCACCAACAACGGCTACGAGACCCACACCCAGCAGAGCGGCTGGGGCTGCGGCACCGTCTTCCGGAACAACACCTCGAACCTGTCCGGCGCCACCGGCGACCGGCAGCTCGCCGTCAACGTCACCAACAACAGCGCCACCTGCCCCACCACGGTGTACGCCGGCAACACCGTCACCGGAGGCAGGGGGCTGACCAACATCGCCGTGACGCCCTGA
- a CDS encoding PAC2 family protein: protein MPDPQSLYEWEPKGLAVVDMALAQESAGLVMLYHFDGYIDAGETGEQIVDGLLETLPHQVVARFDHDRLVDYRARRPLLTFRRDRWTSFEAPTLEVRVVQDATGAPFLLLSGPEPDVEWERFAAAVEQIVERLGVRLAVNFHGIPMGVPHTRPVGITPHGNRTDLMPGHRSPFDEAQVPGSAESLVEYRLMESGHDVLGVATHVPHYVARSAYPDAALTALEAITAATGLVLPALAHSLRTEAHRTQTEIDRQIGQGDEELVSLVEGLEHQYDAVAGSETRGNLVAEPVDLPSADEIGREFERFLAEREGDG, encoded by the coding sequence GTGCCTGATCCGCAGAGTTTGTACGAATGGGAGCCGAAGGGCCTGGCCGTCGTCGACATGGCGCTGGCCCAGGAGTCGGCCGGCCTGGTCATGCTCTACCACTTCGACGGATACATCGACGCGGGCGAGACCGGCGAGCAGATCGTCGACGGCCTGCTCGAAACGCTGCCCCACCAGGTCGTCGCCCGCTTCGACCACGACCGGCTCGTCGACTACCGCGCCCGGCGCCCCCTGCTGACCTTCCGGCGCGACCGCTGGACGTCCTTCGAGGCCCCGACCCTGGAGGTCCGGGTCGTCCAGGACGCCACCGGAGCGCCCTTCCTGCTGCTGTCGGGACCGGAGCCGGACGTGGAGTGGGAGCGGTTCGCCGCCGCCGTGGAGCAGATCGTCGAACGCCTCGGCGTACGGCTCGCGGTCAACTTCCACGGCATCCCCATGGGCGTCCCGCACACCCGGCCCGTCGGCATCACCCCGCACGGCAACCGCACCGACCTGATGCCGGGCCATCGCAGCCCCTTCGACGAGGCCCAGGTCCCAGGCTCGGCGGAGTCCCTCGTCGAGTACCGGCTGATGGAGTCCGGCCACGACGTCCTCGGGGTCGCCACCCACGTCCCGCACTACGTCGCCCGGTCCGCCTACCCCGACGCGGCGCTGACCGCGCTGGAGGCGATCACCGCCGCGACCGGCCTGGTCCTGCCCGCCCTCGCGCACTCCCTGCGCACCGAGGCGCACCGCACCCAGACCGAGATCGACCGGCAGATCGGCCAGGGCGACGAGGAGTTGGTCTCGCTCGTCGAGGGCCTCGAGCACCAGTACGACGCGGTCGCCGGCTCCGAGACCCGGGGCAACCTCGTCGCCGAGCCGGTCGACCTGCCGTCCGCCGACGAGATCGGCCGCGAGTTCGAGCGCTTCCTCGCCGAGCGGGAGGGCGACGGCTGA